The following proteins are encoded in a genomic region of Aquifex aeolicus VF5:
- the era gene encoding GTPase Era: MKVGYVAIVGKPNVGKSTLLNNLLGTKVSIISPKAGTTRMRVLGVKNIPNEAQIIFLDTPGIYEPKKSDVLGHSMVEIAKQSLEEADVILFMIDATEGWRPRDEEIYQNFIKPLNKPVIVVINKIDKIGPAKNVLPLIDEIHKKHPELTEIVPISALKGANLDELVKTILKYLPEGEPLFPEDMITDLPLRLLAAEIVREKAMMLTREEVPTSIAVKINEIKPGDANPNMLVIKGEIIVDRENLKPIIIGKKGQRLKEIGKRARQELELILGRPVYLELWVKVVPDWRRRPEYVRLFGYAL; this comes from the coding sequence ATGAAGGTCGGATACGTTGCAATAGTCGGAAAACCGAACGTGGGAAAGTCCACGCTACTCAACAACTTACTCGGGACAAAAGTATCTATCATTTCACCAAAAGCCGGAACTACGCGTATGCGCGTCCTTGGAGTGAAAAACATCCCCAACGAAGCCCAGATTATATTCCTGGACACACCCGGTATATACGAGCCGAAAAAGTCAGATGTTCTAGGACATTCCATGGTGGAAATAGCAAAACAATCTCTGGAAGAAGCAGACGTAATTCTCTTTATGATTGACGCAACGGAAGGCTGGAGACCGAGAGACGAGGAGATATACCAGAACTTTATTAAACCCTTAAATAAACCCGTAATAGTCGTCATAAACAAGATAGACAAAATAGGTCCTGCCAAAAACGTACTTCCTTTAATAGATGAGATACACAAGAAACACCCTGAACTTACGGAAATAGTTCCGATTAGTGCATTGAAAGGTGCAAACCTGGATGAACTAGTAAAGACGATTTTGAAGTACCTGCCTGAGGGAGAACCCCTCTTTCCCGAGGATATGATTACTGATCTACCCCTCAGACTTCTTGCGGCGGAAATAGTGAGGGAAAAGGCGATGATGCTAACGAGAGAAGAAGTTCCAACGTCCATAGCGGTGAAGATAAATGAAATAAAACCCGGTGACGCGAACCCGAACATGCTCGTGATAAAGGGAGAAATAATAGTGGACAGGGAAAACCTTAAACCCATAATCATCGGAAAGAAGGGCCAGAGACTCAAAGAAATAGGGAAGAGGGCAAGACAGGAACTTGAATTAATTCTGGGCAGACCCGTTTACCTGGAACTCTGGGTTAAGGTGGTACCGGACTGGAGGAGAAGACCTGAATACGTCAGGTTATTTGGTTACGCTCTTTAA
- a CDS encoding dienelactone hydrolase family protein → MGQMVEFEKNGVKVRGYIATPKWAGPAVLVFHEWWGLESPLSNIKEICDKLADEGFVAFAPDFYKGQYADNPDDAGKLMTEMFEKRMDEVDRIFQASVEFVKECRYTYPKKVGITGFCCGGTLAMYFAAKFPEMVDASLPFYGLPQLTQINAENIKVPIFFILAEKDEFVNNDEVIDIAKTVWKNGVDVQVKVFSGVTHAFLNEKREDVYDPKRACEAWELAVNFFKTYLK, encoded by the coding sequence ATGGGACAAATGGTGGAGTTTGAGAAAAACGGAGTTAAGGTCAGGGGATACATAGCTACTCCGAAGTGGGCTGGTCCTGCGGTGTTGGTCTTTCACGAGTGGTGGGGGCTTGAAAGTCCGCTTTCCAATATAAAGGAGATATGTGACAAACTGGCGGATGAGGGATTTGTAGCCTTTGCTCCGGACTTTTACAAGGGTCAATATGCGGACAACCCGGACGATGCGGGAAAACTCATGACCGAGATGTTTGAAAAGAGAATGGACGAAGTCGATAGAATATTTCAGGCTTCCGTTGAGTTCGTAAAAGAGTGCAGGTACACATACCCTAAAAAAGTGGGGATAACCGGTTTTTGTTGTGGTGGAACACTTGCGATGTACTTTGCCGCAAAGTTTCCCGAAATGGTAGACGCAAGCCTGCCATTCTACGGACTACCTCAACTTACTCAGATAAATGCAGAAAATATAAAAGTACCTATTTTCTTCATACTTGCGGAAAAAGACGAATTCGTTAATAACGACGAAGTAATAGACATAGCAAAGACAGTATGGAAAAATGGAGTGGACGTTCAGGTAAAAGTATTCTCCGGCGTTACGCATGCGTTCTTAAACGAAAAGAGAGAGGACGTTTACGATCCCAAGCGTGCCTGTGAAGCGTGGGAACTGGCGGTAAACTTCTTCAAAACATACCTCAAATAA
- the coaE gene encoding dephospho-CoA kinase (Dephospho-CoA kinase (CoaE) performs the final step in coenzyme A biosynthesis.), which translates to MKRIGLTGNIGCGKSTVAQMFRELGAYVLDADKLIHSFYRKGHPVYEEVVKTFGKGILDEEGNIDRKKLADIVFKDEEKLRKLEEITHRALYKEIEKITKNLSEDTLFILEASLLVEKGTYKNYDKLIVVYAPYEVCKERAIKRGMSEEDFERRWKKQMPIEEKVKYADYVIDNSGSIEETYKQVKKVYEELTRDP; encoded by the coding sequence GTGAAGAGAATCGGACTTACGGGAAACATAGGTTGCGGAAAGTCCACGGTAGCACAAATGTTCAGAGAACTCGGGGCTTATGTCCTAGACGCAGATAAGTTAATCCACTCCTTTTACAGAAAAGGACACCCCGTTTACGAGGAAGTCGTTAAAACCTTCGGTAAAGGTATACTGGACGAAGAGGGAAATATAGACAGGAAAAAACTCGCAGACATAGTTTTTAAAGATGAAGAGAAGTTAAGAAAACTGGAAGAAATCACCCACAGAGCCCTTTACAAAGAGATTGAAAAAATTACTAAAAACCTATCCGAAGACACCCTCTTTATCTTGGAAGCCAGTCTCCTAGTTGAGAAGGGAACTTACAAAAATTACGATAAGTTAATCGTGGTTTACGCACCTTATGAGGTTTGCAAAGAGAGGGCAATAAAGAGAGGTATGAGTGAAGAGGACTTTGAAAGGAGATGGAAAAAGCAGATGCCAATAGAGGAAAAGGTAAAGTACGCGGACTACGTTATAGACAACTCAGGAAGTATTGAAGAGACCTATAAGCAGGTAAAGAAGGTTTACGAAGAACTCACAAGAGACCCTTGA
- a CDS encoding tetratricopeptide repeat protein, with the protein MLKPIKLFSLLLLIPLLLFSEELQKELTVKVKVKDIIKVEKPPYIPPDKLSFRKREVILQNIIGKVLEPPKEIEEAELYVPKEGGCGAPKDVNLYKNAVEAYKKGNLFASEKYLKDLISIPNSPYTNAGKYILGLVYVKKGKKEEALKLFEEACNTAHMYTMPSCESFFALYFQLFEKPYPTEEPLLWKYVYMIRESGIIPKKEIQNCQRYTFKKYCAYVNDFIAGRPNLDYLISTKVRRAIKLFNWGRLEEAKKILLEFKDKLIPYRDVVLYYLALIALNEGKTKEALDYAVILETLNPELAKSVYLSLFLKDHSLADFVYRKTGEKWVLEYAGVKAYNGGNYRKALEYFEKAGKWKYAVYAALKLKDYEKAYEILKNVKDRDREYYRLLLEVLYSTDMEDEFLKTLEEIAGKYPKLYKEYYGWYLFKKGNWLEAEKYFDNPYYKAVAYFNAGDYEKVLELLKDDNSYEARVLKAKAAISLGKGELARKFLYNETPEEVYLTGLSYFIDGEYEKAIPYFEKLTQNEEYRLKALLKLADSYYNLGQKEKARAIYTLILSKYSQNPEAKEALLGVAQIEIEAPTKELEKIVKDFEEKYPNSPLLPELKLQLARIYAKEGRKVEAQFILRKLVNNPEYRDRASLLLADVVDNPSEKERILINLLKSKDKAVAEEAFAKLVTFYEERGNLLKLARLLEKRSDPEKVKAIQIYLKLGRIKEAERLFNRLIKKYPESEELKEVALKLYEKTKKRKYLFIAYKSAKPEVALSAAYYLGNEYKGEDDKKALEYFLEVVLSEKKDLPFYKRAVLESTTLLKSFGAKKDASCILKRLEGLKLEKWEEERVLELKKGLPECGG; encoded by the coding sequence ATGTTGAAGCCCATAAAGCTCTTTAGTCTTTTATTATTAATCCCCCTGCTTCTTTTTTCCGAAGAACTGCAAAAAGAACTGACTGTAAAAGTCAAAGTAAAAGACATAATAAAGGTTGAAAAGCCCCCCTACATCCCGCCAGATAAACTCTCCTTCAGAAAGAGAGAGGTAATTCTCCAAAACATCATCGGAAAAGTGTTAGAACCTCCGAAGGAGATAGAGGAAGCCGAGCTTTACGTTCCAAAGGAGGGAGGTTGCGGAGCTCCGAAGGACGTAAACCTGTACAAAAACGCCGTTGAAGCTTACAAAAAGGGAAACCTCTTTGCCTCGGAAAAGTACTTAAAGGATTTAATTTCCATACCTAACTCGCCCTACACTAACGCGGGAAAGTACATCCTCGGTCTCGTTTACGTCAAGAAAGGCAAAAAAGAAGAGGCTTTAAAACTCTTTGAAGAAGCCTGCAACACCGCACATATGTACACCATGCCCTCCTGTGAGAGTTTCTTCGCACTTTACTTCCAGCTCTTCGAAAAACCCTACCCCACGGAGGAGCCCTTACTCTGGAAGTACGTCTACATGATAAGAGAGAGCGGAATTATCCCAAAAAAGGAAATTCAAAACTGTCAGAGGTACACCTTTAAAAAGTACTGTGCCTACGTTAACGACTTCATAGCGGGAAGACCTAACCTCGATTACCTCATAAGCACAAAGGTAAGGAGGGCTATAAAGCTCTTTAACTGGGGCAGATTAGAGGAGGCTAAAAAAATCTTACTGGAATTTAAAGACAAGCTCATACCTTACAGGGATGTAGTCCTTTACTACTTAGCTCTAATAGCCCTGAACGAAGGGAAAACGAAGGAAGCTCTGGATTACGCTGTGATACTGGAAACCTTAAACCCGGAACTTGCAAAGAGTGTTTACCTCTCTCTTTTCCTTAAAGATCATTCCCTTGCGGACTTCGTGTACAGAAAAACCGGAGAGAAGTGGGTACTTGAGTACGCAGGTGTAAAGGCGTACAACGGAGGAAATTACAGGAAAGCTCTTGAATACTTTGAGAAGGCGGGGAAGTGGAAGTACGCAGTATACGCAGCCCTAAAGTTAAAGGATTACGAAAAAGCCTATGAAATTCTCAAAAATGTCAAAGACAGAGACAGGGAGTACTACAGACTTCTACTGGAAGTGCTCTACTCTACGGACATGGAAGATGAGTTCCTGAAAACACTCGAAGAGATCGCAGGAAAGTACCCTAAACTTTACAAAGAGTATTACGGCTGGTACCTATTCAAAAAAGGAAACTGGCTTGAGGCAGAAAAGTACTTCGACAACCCTTACTACAAAGCGGTAGCTTACTTCAACGCGGGAGATTACGAAAAGGTTCTTGAACTTCTCAAAGATGATAACTCTTACGAGGCAAGGGTACTAAAGGCAAAGGCTGCGATTTCGCTCGGTAAAGGGGAACTGGCGAGGAAGTTCCTTTACAACGAAACACCTGAAGAAGTTTACCTCACGGGGCTCAGTTATTTCATAGACGGGGAGTACGAAAAGGCTATTCCTTACTTCGAGAAACTCACTCAAAACGAGGAGTACAGGTTAAAAGCCCTCCTAAAACTTGCGGACTCCTATTACAACCTCGGGCAAAAGGAAAAGGCAAGGGCCATATACACACTAATACTCAGTAAGTACTCCCAGAATCCGGAGGCGAAGGAAGCACTCCTCGGTGTTGCACAGATTGAGATAGAAGCCCCCACAAAGGAGCTTGAAAAAATAGTAAAAGACTTTGAGGAGAAGTATCCGAACAGTCCCCTCCTTCCTGAACTCAAGCTCCAGCTTGCGCGAATTTACGCGAAGGAGGGGAGAAAGGTAGAAGCACAGTTCATACTCAGGAAGCTCGTAAATAATCCCGAATACAGGGACAGGGCTTCACTGCTCCTAGCGGATGTTGTAGACAATCCCTCAGAAAAGGAAAGGATTTTAATAAACCTTTTAAAGTCAAAGGATAAGGCCGTAGCGGAGGAGGCTTTTGCTAAACTCGTTACCTTTTACGAAGAAAGGGGAAACCTCCTTAAGCTCGCTAGACTCCTTGAAAAGAGGAGTGACCCTGAAAAGGTAAAAGCTATACAGATATACCTAAAGCTCGGGAGGATAAAGGAAGCGGAGAGGCTATTTAACAGGCTCATAAAGAAGTACCCCGAATCCGAGGAATTAAAGGAAGTAGCTCTAAAACTTTACGAAAAAACGAAGAAGAGAAAATACCTCTTTATTGCTTACAAGAGTGCAAAACCTGAAGTTGCCCTGAGCGCCGCTTACTACCTCGGCAACGAGTACAAAGGTGAAGACGATAAAAAAGCCCTTGAGTACTTCCTTGAGGTTGTATTGAGCGAAAAGAAGGACCTTCCCTTCTATAAGAGAGCAGTTTTGGAAAGTACAACACTCTTAAAGAGCTTCGGAGCAAAGAAGGACGCTTCCTGCATACTCAAGAGGCTTGAAGGTCTCAAACTGGAGAAGTGGGAAGAGGAAAGGGTTTTAGAATTAAAGAAGGGACTTCCAGAGTGCGGAGGGTAA
- a CDS encoding inositol monophosphatase family protein — translation MENLKKYLEVAKIAALAGGQVLKENFGKVKKENIEEKGEKDFVSYVDKTSEERIKEVILKFFPDHEVVGEEMGAEGSGSEYRWFIDPLDGTKNYINGFPIFAVSVGLVKGEEPIVGAVYLPYFDKLYWGAKGLGAYVNGKRIKVKDNESLKHAGVVYGFPSRSRRDISIYLNIFKDVFYEVGSMRRPGAAAVDLCMVAEGIFDGMMEFEMKPWDITAGLVILKEAGGVYTLVGEPFGVSDIIAGNKALHDFILQVAKKYMEVAV, via the coding sequence ATGGAAAACTTAAAAAAGTACCTAGAAGTTGCAAAAATAGCCGCGCTCGCGGGTGGGCAGGTTCTGAAAGAAAACTTCGGAAAGGTAAAAAAGGAAAACATAGAGGAAAAAGGGGAAAAGGACTTTGTAAGTTACGTGGATAAAACTTCAGAGGAAAGGATAAAGGAGGTGATACTCAAGTTCTTTCCCGATCACGAGGTCGTAGGGGAAGAGATGGGTGCGGAGGGAAGCGGAAGCGAATACAGGTGGTTCATAGACCCCCTTGACGGCACAAAGAACTACATAAACGGTTTTCCCATCTTTGCCGTATCAGTGGGACTTGTTAAGGGAGAAGAGCCAATTGTGGGTGCGGTTTACCTTCCTTACTTTGACAAGCTTTACTGGGGTGCTAAAGGTCTCGGGGCTTACGTAAACGGAAAGAGGATAAAGGTAAAGGACAATGAGAGTTTAAAGCACGCCGGAGTGGTTTACGGATTTCCCTCTAGGAGCAGGAGGGACATATCTATCTACTTGAACATATTCAAGGATGTCTTTTACGAAGTTGGCTCTATGAGGAGACCCGGGGCTGCTGCGGTTGACCTCTGCATGGTGGCGGAAGGGATATTTGACGGGATGATGGAGTTTGAAATGAAGCCGTGGGACATAACCGCAGGGCTTGTAATACTGAAGGAAGCCGGGGGCGTTTACACACTTGTGGGAGAACCCTTCGGAGTTTCGGACATAATTGCGGGCAACAAAGCCCTCCACGACTTTATACTTCAGGTAGCCAAAAAGTATATGGAAGTGGCGGTGTGA
- a CDS encoding ExbD/TolR family protein, whose protein sequence is MNLRKRLRFREEERAYIDVVPLVDTLLAVFLFLAILAFQSPETFIAVKLPFAETGEKVQITALKVQIDEKGNMKVQGKSVSSEDLEKLFKEKKYDYLIIEADENVKHKFVVQVMDLARKNGIENVIIAVRKKE, encoded by the coding sequence ATGAACCTGAGGAAAAGGTTAAGGTTCAGGGAAGAAGAAAGGGCGTACATAGACGTAGTTCCTTTAGTAGATACGCTCTTGGCGGTGTTTCTATTCCTCGCGATACTCGCCTTCCAGTCCCCTGAGACCTTTATAGCCGTTAAACTGCCCTTCGCGGAAACGGGAGAAAAAGTACAAATCACCGCCCTGAAGGTTCAGATAGACGAGAAGGGGAATATGAAAGTTCAGGGAAAGAGTGTTTCCTCGGAAGATCTGGAAAAGCTTTTTAAAGAGAAGAAGTACGATTACCTCATAATAGAAGCAGACGAAAACGTAAAGCATAAGTTCGTGGTTCAGGTAATGGATTTAGCGAGGAAGAACGGAATAGAAAACGTTATAATAGCGGTTCGGAAGAAGGAGTAA
- a CDS encoding MotA/TolQ/ExbB proton channel family protein: protein MEAILAWIEKGGIVMYPLILLSILSWYVIIERAVNLRVKNFLPRNLTEIKALISRGDYESALKISTVVDHPFTKAVSVTLEEYLKGKKEKGYLIRLMEEELSALVPKIEKNLPILSTTASVAPLLGLFGTITGLIKVFQAYAITTQGEAMNLLAKGISEVLVAAATGLGVAIPALLAYWVYKAIGNHILDRISEEAREIIHSLE, encoded by the coding sequence ATGGAAGCCATTTTAGCGTGGATAGAAAAGGGCGGTATAGTTATGTACCCCCTGATTTTACTTTCTATACTCTCGTGGTACGTGATAATAGAGAGGGCTGTTAACCTGAGGGTAAAGAACTTCCTTCCACGGAATTTAACGGAGATAAAAGCCCTAATAAGCAGGGGGGATTACGAGAGTGCCCTGAAGATTTCCACTGTGGTTGATCACCCTTTCACGAAGGCTGTATCGGTAACCCTTGAGGAATACCTGAAAGGAAAAAAGGAAAAGGGATACCTGATAAGGCTGATGGAGGAGGAGCTTTCCGCTTTAGTTCCAAAAATAGAGAAAAACCTGCCCATACTCTCCACCACGGCTTCGGTTGCTCCGCTTCTTGGACTATTCGGAACGATAACGGGTCTTATAAAGGTGTTTCAAGCTTACGCAATAACCACTCAAGGAGAGGCTATGAACCTGCTTGCTAAAGGAATTAGTGAAGTTCTCGTGGCTGCGGCAACGGGACTAGGAGTTGCAATCCCTGCACTTCTCGCTTACTGGGTTTACAAGGCTATAGGAAATCACATACTAGACAGAATCAGCGAGGAAGCGAGGGAAATCATACACTCTCTGGAGTAA
- a CDS encoding endo alpha-1,4 polygalactosaminidase: MVTLFNLLIFFAFSCDGGGGTDKKAPQITWYIQLKGKVDTTKNVELYDIDLFDNSVQVINELKAKGKTVICYFSAGTWEEWRPDANEFPKEAIGKPYEGWEGEYFLDVRNEKVRELMVKRLKLAKQKGCDGVDPDNLDIYLYDTGFNLTKEDLKDYAVFLSREAKKIGLKIGLKNNGVLVEELLNYFDFSVVEECHKFKECFVLLSPYRLWQARF; encoded by the coding sequence TTGGTTACGCTCTTTAATCTTTTAATATTTTTTGCATTTTCCTGTGATGGCGGTGGGGGTACTGACAAAAAAGCGCCACAGATTACTTGGTATATACAACTTAAAGGTAAAGTGGATACTACGAAAAACGTAGAACTTTACGACATAGATCTTTTTGATAACTCCGTTCAAGTGATAAACGAATTAAAAGCCAAAGGTAAAACCGTTATTTGTTATTTCTCCGCGGGAACTTGGGAAGAGTGGAGACCCGATGCAAATGAGTTTCCGAAAGAAGCTATAGGAAAACCTTATGAGGGATGGGAAGGTGAGTACTTTTTGGATGTCAGAAACGAAAAAGTAAGGGAACTCATGGTAAAGAGACTTAAACTCGCAAAGCAAAAAGGGTGTGATGGTGTTGATCCGGATAACCTTGACATATACCTGTACGATACAGGATTTAACCTCACAAAAGAAGACCTTAAAGATTACGCTGTATTTCTGAGCAGAGAGGCAAAGAAAATCGGACTTAAGATAGGACTCAAGAACAACGGAGTTCTGGTGGAGGAACTCTTAAATTACTTTGACTTTTCCGTAGTTGAAGAGTGTCATAAATTCAAAGAGTGTTTTGTATTATTATCTCCTTATAGACTCTGGCAAGCCCGTTTTTAA
- the pspA gene encoding phosphoserine phosphatase PspA gives MLKLIVVRHAESEWNPIGRYQGLLDPDLTERGVEQARRLAKALKKENIQVLFSSPLKRTFKTAKIIGEEIGLEPIPEERVIEIDHGKWSGLLVEEVKQKFPKEFEKWLKEPHRVKFEGGESLLDVFKRVKNFLEFLLKNYNEKTVAVVSHTVPIRCLYCAVLDIDLSKFWSFGCDNASYSVVYLDSEGRNVIQKLNITCHLGDLYVEAHKAL, from the coding sequence ATGCTCAAGCTCATAGTTGTAAGGCATGCGGAAAGCGAATGGAATCCCATAGGACGCTATCAGGGACTCCTCGATCCGGATTTAACTGAAAGGGGTGTTGAGCAGGCAAGGAGGCTTGCAAAGGCCCTAAAAAAAGAAAACATTCAGGTTCTCTTCTCCTCCCCCCTTAAAAGAACTTTTAAAACCGCAAAAATTATAGGTGAGGAGATAGGACTTGAGCCTATTCCCGAAGAAAGAGTGATAGAGATAGACCACGGGAAGTGGTCCGGACTTCTGGTTGAAGAAGTGAAACAAAAATTTCCGAAAGAATTTGAGAAGTGGTTAAAAGAACCTCACAGAGTAAAGTTTGAAGGCGGAGAATCCCTTTTAGACGTTTTTAAAAGAGTTAAAAATTTTCTTGAATTCTTACTGAAGAATTACAACGAGAAGACGGTTGCAGTAGTATCCCACACGGTTCCTATACGATGTCTTTACTGTGCGGTGCTGGACATTGACCTTTCTAAGTTCTGGAGTTTTGGGTGTGACAACGCCTCTTACTCGGTGGTATACTTAGACAGTGAAGGGAGGAACGTGATTCAAAAGCTCAACATTACGTGTCACTTGGGGGATTTGTATGTTGAAGCCCATAAAGCTCTTTAG
- a CDS encoding YdcF family protein, which translates to MFFLKKLISYFILPPGIYVIAFLFISFLSKGKFLRRFALLCALSLYLISVEPIKDLLIYPLENYYKKPEVLKGDAIVVLGGGVYNNGRLKASSFKRLITGFLLYKELKKPIILSGGASINVIPEAKVMKELLRSFGVPEEDIYTDVRSRDTFENAKFVKEMCEKLLKCKEVILVTSGFHMPRAVGVFKKAGLEVIPYPTDLKFEGKYNVYSLFPKYSVFYDSSIAIREYIGLLFYKLKGLL; encoded by the coding sequence ATGTTCTTCCTAAAAAAGTTAATCTCCTACTTCATACTGCCACCCGGGATTTACGTAATAGCTTTCCTGTTTATATCGTTCCTCTCAAAGGGAAAGTTCTTAAGAAGGTTTGCCCTTCTCTGTGCCTTGTCTCTATACCTCATATCCGTAGAACCTATAAAGGATTTGCTAATTTACCCTCTTGAGAATTACTACAAAAAACCCGAAGTTTTGAAGGGAGATGCCATAGTTGTTCTGGGAGGAGGCGTTTACAACAACGGAAGGCTTAAAGCTTCTTCTTTTAAAAGACTCATAACTGGCTTTTTGCTTTACAAGGAATTAAAGAAACCCATTATTCTCTCCGGCGGAGCTTCAATAAACGTTATCCCTGAAGCTAAAGTTATGAAGGAACTGTTAAGGAGCTTCGGAGTTCCGGAAGAGGATATCTACACGGACGTGAGGAGCAGGGACACCTTTGAAAACGCAAAGTTCGTAAAGGAGATGTGTGAAAAACTATTAAAGTGTAAAGAAGTAATATTGGTAACTTCTGGCTTTCACATGCCAAGGGCGGTGGGGGTTTTTAAAAAAGCAGGTCTCGAGGTAATCCCTTACCCCACGGACTTGAAGTTTGAAGGGAAGTACAACGTTTATAGCCTTTTTCCAAAGTACAGCGTCTTTTACGACTCGTCCATAGCCATTAGGGAGTACATAGGATTGCTCTTTTACAAACTCAAGGGTCTCTTGTGA
- a CDS encoding CinA family protein, whose product MSTLLPFPCEEKIPEGKYVLRTFEIKEGQVKEKLKDLNYEILASLSGVDLTFEKEEEWKKAKEILSDYVYTDRPESLEETLGRILKEKGFTLSTAESCTAGMLSSRIVNVPGSSEYFVGGFVVYSNDLKVKYLCVSEDTLKKYGAVSWQTCLEMTVGLKSNLGTDCGIAITGIAGPGGTLTKPQGLTYIGIFVKDKLTVIKRIFKGSRNENRFLSTQTAIFYLLKLLKR is encoded by the coding sequence ATGAGTACACTACTGCCCTTCCCCTGTGAGGAAAAAATACCTGAAGGAAAGTACGTTCTCAGAACCTTTGAGATTAAAGAAGGACAAGTAAAAGAAAAATTAAAGGACTTAAACTACGAAATCCTTGCATCTTTGAGCGGAGTTGACCTTACTTTTGAGAAGGAAGAAGAATGGAAAAAAGCTAAGGAAATCCTGAGTGATTACGTTTACACGGATAGACCCGAAAGTTTAGAGGAAACTCTCGGCAGAATTTTAAAGGAAAAAGGTTTTACTCTCTCGACTGCAGAAAGTTGTACAGCGGGTATGCTGTCTTCGAGGATTGTAAACGTTCCGGGAAGTTCCGAGTACTTCGTCGGAGGTTTTGTGGTTTACTCGAACGATTTGAAGGTAAAGTATCTATGCGTCAGTGAGGATACGCTAAAAAAATACGGTGCGGTTTCCTGGCAAACGTGCTTGGAGATGACGGTAGGACTGAAGAGCAATTTAGGAACTGACTGTGGGATAGCGATAACGGGCATAGCCGGGCCGGGCGGAACACTTACAAAACCTCAAGGTCTTACCTACATAGGAATCTTTGTAAAGGATAAATTGACGGTAATTAAGAGGATTTTTAAAGGAAGCAGGAACGAAAACAGGTTTCTCTCCACGCAAACCGCTATATTTTACCTACTAAAACTCCTGAAGAGGTAG